Proteins encoded within one genomic window of Spirulina major PCC 6313:
- the cax gene encoding calcium/proton exchanger, whose protein sequence is MNKIIYSLLVFIPISIASTYLGWGSAVTFITAGLGIIPLAALMGLATEEVAVVVGPNLGGLLNATFGNATELIIALVALKGGLIEVVKATITGSIISNLLLVLGFSMLLGGLRFKEQEFQPTAARMNASTMNLAVIALLVPTAVEYTSSGVGELTLQKLSVAVAIILILVYCLTLLFSMKTHTYLYDVGMADLEGDNTAGEGEAGEGHPEHKKPNVTLWLGVLLLVTLLVAVESEFLVDSLEEATSSLGLSALFTGVILLPIIGNAAEHATAVTVAMKDKMDLSVSVSVGSSLQIAMFVAPVLVITGWFIGQPMDLDFNPFELVAVMVAVWVANSVSSDGKSNWLEGILLLATYMVLGFAFFFHPVVAGLGALGG, encoded by the coding sequence ATGAACAAAATTATCTACAGTCTACTGGTGTTCATTCCCATCTCGATCGCTTCCACGTACCTAGGATGGGGATCAGCCGTCACCTTCATCACCGCTGGCCTGGGCATTATTCCCCTCGCCGCCCTGATGGGACTCGCCACCGAAGAAGTGGCCGTCGTTGTCGGGCCGAACCTCGGTGGACTCCTCAACGCCACCTTTGGGAACGCCACTGAATTGATCATCGCCCTCGTCGCCCTCAAAGGCGGCCTGATCGAAGTAGTGAAAGCCACAATCACCGGCTCCATTATCAGTAACCTGCTGCTGGTGCTAGGGTTCTCGATGCTCCTCGGCGGTCTCCGGTTCAAAGAGCAGGAATTTCAACCCACCGCCGCCCGGATGAATGCCTCAACGATGAACTTGGCGGTGATCGCCCTGCTTGTCCCCACAGCGGTGGAATATACCTCTAGCGGTGTAGGTGAACTGACGCTGCAAAAATTATCCGTGGCCGTTGCAATCATTTTGATCCTGGTGTACTGTCTCACCCTACTCTTTTCAATGAAAACCCATACCTATCTCTACGATGTGGGGATGGCTGATCTTGAAGGCGACAACACAGCGGGCGAGGGCGAAGCGGGCGAGGGTCATCCAGAGCACAAAAAACCCAATGTTACCCTCTGGCTTGGGGTGTTGCTCTTGGTGACGCTATTGGTGGCTGTTGAATCAGAATTTCTGGTGGATAGCCTCGAAGAAGCCACCTCTAGCCTGGGGTTAAGTGCTCTCTTTACCGGGGTGATTTTGCTGCCGATTATTGGTAACGCGGCAGAACATGCCACGGCGGTCACCGTCGCCATGAAAGACAAAATGGATTTATCCGTGTCGGTGTCGGTGGGGTCAAGTCTGCAAATTGCGATGTTTGTCGCACCAGTGTTGGTGATTACGGGTTGGTTTATCGGTCAACCGATGGATCTCGATTTCAACCCCTTTGAACTCGTGGCCGTAATGGTGGCGGTCTGGGTGGCGAATTCCGTCAGTTCCGATGGAAAATCCAACTGGCTCGAAGGGATTCTCCTCTTAGCGACCTATATGGTGCTGGGGTTCGCCTTCTTCTTCCATCCGGTGGTGGCTGGTTTAGGCGCTTTGGGCGGTTAA
- a CDS encoding CPBP family intramembrane glutamic endopeptidase, whose translation MNSSPSPAPEPLSRTQVLLAMGVTATLLLVVAKLWQYFGDIPLLTVRFEWIALGWGVVVMAGIVAISGLLHWLWPAYRRSAMVYLELVIKPLEWPDLLWLGLLPGLSEELLFRGVMLPALGLNMAAVILSSVLFGVLHLSGLSQWPYMLWATVVGVIFGVSAIATGNLLVPIIAHILTNFCSGCLWKWSDRHPSPKS comes from the coding sequence GTGAACAGTTCTCCCTCACCCGCCCCCGAACCCCTCAGCCGGACTCAAGTGCTCCTCGCCATGGGAGTCACCGCCACCCTCCTGCTCGTGGTGGCGAAATTGTGGCAGTATTTCGGCGATATTCCCCTGCTCACGGTGCGGTTTGAATGGATTGCCTTGGGGTGGGGCGTGGTGGTGATGGCGGGGATTGTTGCCATTAGCGGGCTGTTGCATTGGTTGTGGCCTGCCTATCGTCGCAGTGCCATGGTGTATTTAGAACTGGTGATTAAACCCCTGGAATGGCCGGATTTATTATGGTTGGGGTTGTTGCCGGGTTTGAGTGAAGAATTACTCTTTCGGGGGGTGATGTTGCCCGCGTTGGGGTTGAATATGGCGGCAGTGATTCTATCGAGTGTGTTGTTTGGGGTGCTGCATCTCAGCGGTTTGTCTCAATGGCCCTATATGCTTTGGGCGACTGTGGTGGGGGTCATTTTCGGGGTAAGTGCGATCGCGACCGGCAATCTCCTCGTGCCGATCATCGCCCATATTTTGACTAATTTCTGCTCCGGCTGTCTGTGGAAATGGAGCGATCGCCATCCTAGTCCCAAGTCTTGA